One region of Anaeromyxobacter paludicola genomic DNA includes:
- a CDS encoding aspartate aminotransferase family protein: protein MKKIQLRTEIPGPRSKEVVALEQQHLSPGLQGFALWAGVAMAKGQGSTLTDVDGNVYVDLIGGIGVNALGHCHPRYVAALQRQAETLTVGSFTSEPRAKLVNEVCAMAPAGLDRLQLYSGGAEAVESALRLARHHTGRSEVVSFWGGFHGKTAGAAALLGTPARDGLGPLPAHATQIPYADCYRCPFRLERASCDLACADFARKAIKAQPAGPVAAVIMEPMQGTAGNVVPPPEFVAAVADAAHEVGALFIADEMICGFGRTGKPWGVSHSGARPDIVTLGKGFGSGFPVAGVLTTDAISRAKPWSNPSGASSSYGGNALAAAAALASVSVIREEKLWENAERVGAAILAELRRMQERHPFIGKVDGAGLFLGVELVKDRKTREPVDGKVMQQVYRDCVKKGLLAMSYSPHLRLQPALTIDAETALEGLAVLDEVFAELNRSGAWR, encoded by the coding sequence ATGAAGAAGATCCAGCTCCGCACCGAGATCCCCGGCCCCCGCTCGAAGGAGGTCGTCGCCCTCGAGCAGCAGCACCTCTCCCCGGGGCTCCAGGGCTTCGCGCTCTGGGCCGGGGTCGCCATGGCGAAGGGCCAGGGCTCGACCCTCACCGACGTGGACGGGAACGTCTACGTGGACCTCATCGGCGGCATCGGCGTGAACGCGCTCGGCCACTGCCACCCGCGTTACGTGGCGGCCCTGCAGCGCCAGGCCGAGACGCTCACGGTCGGCAGCTTCACCTCCGAGCCGCGGGCGAAGCTCGTGAACGAGGTCTGCGCCATGGCCCCGGCCGGCCTCGACCGGCTGCAGCTCTACTCGGGCGGCGCCGAGGCGGTCGAGTCGGCCCTCCGGCTGGCGCGGCATCACACCGGCCGCTCCGAGGTGGTCTCGTTCTGGGGCGGCTTCCACGGCAAGACCGCCGGCGCGGCGGCGCTGCTCGGCACCCCGGCCCGCGACGGGCTCGGCCCCCTCCCGGCGCACGCCACCCAGATCCCCTACGCCGACTGCTACCGCTGCCCGTTCCGCCTGGAGCGGGCGAGCTGCGACCTCGCCTGCGCCGACTTCGCCCGCAAGGCGATCAAGGCCCAGCCGGCCGGCCCGGTCGCCGCGGTGATCATGGAGCCGATGCAGGGCACCGCCGGCAACGTCGTCCCGCCGCCGGAGTTCGTGGCCGCGGTGGCGGACGCGGCGCACGAGGTGGGCGCGCTCTTCATCGCCGACGAGATGATCTGCGGCTTCGGCCGCACCGGGAAGCCGTGGGGCGTGTCGCACAGCGGCGCCCGCCCGGACATCGTCACCCTCGGCAAGGGCTTCGGCTCCGGCTTCCCGGTGGCGGGCGTGCTCACCACCGACGCCATCTCCAGGGCGAAGCCCTGGTCGAACCCCTCCGGCGCCTCCTCGAGCTACGGCGGGAACGCGCTGGCCGCCGCGGCCGCGCTCGCCTCGGTCTCGGTGATCCGCGAGGAGAAGCTCTGGGAGAACGCCGAGCGCGTGGGCGCGGCGATCCTCGCCGAGCTCCGGCGCATGCAGGAGCGCCACCCGTTCATCGGCAAGGTGGACGGCGCCGGGCTCTTCCTCGGCGTGGAGCTGGTGAAGGACCGGAAGACCCGCGAGCCGGTGGACGGCAAGGTGATGCAGCAGGTCTACCGGGACTGCGTGAAGAAGGGGCTGCTCGCGATGAGCTACTCCCCCCACCTGCGGCTGCAGCCGGCGCTCACCATCGACGCCGAGACGGCGCTCGAGGGGCTGGCGGTCCTCGACGAGGTCTTCGCCGAACTGAACCGGAGCGGCGCCTGGCGCTAG
- a CDS encoding glycosyltransferase family 39 protein: MNEAGLPVPAPSPRAEKLVVALACVLFLALAGAEAWRNSYPYFDDVGYLEMGHQIRALGGPLGLLRELYAGHRYTESNRHPLFLALLSLVARPDLGYHRDAQLLTLALGVVALLSCWQVIRRHFGKGPALVAVLLLACGRTFVNVASREWCEPLLVALWAQAVGAVLDGLRRPGRPWPWLAGGVFSGLAFLTKGTAIFLPVCVALALLVEQRWRALVHRGAWLFGGAFLVTASPLLCRNVRLFHTPLYQFNSRLVWIDKLPDFAEVFAPHAYDKLPDGFLAWVAQVTPRALAWRVVGGVGEVSFNLLDAFALVAPTPGGPVHVALIVAALAALVISLRWLWRMPRGPARTFLLVHCAWSYAFFVAFSASGANSRYFLPLVATTLVPAFASRLWEALQAPAPRPLVRRTALCAAGAVAATALLHAPAMTPPPGMAAVEDWLVAHVRPGETYAVDARTHLQASWLLPGAEQLIVSASWDEKPVPAQELLDWLRDHRVRYVVLDGSALAHMGSPADPAARRYLFYDLLPLGPDGSLPLEGFPGDLALAYAAPDSPRQWLILETPWAEARVARR; this comes from the coding sequence GTGAACGAAGCCGGCCTCCCCGTCCCCGCGCCGAGCCCGCGCGCCGAGAAGCTCGTCGTCGCGCTCGCCTGCGTCCTCTTCCTCGCGCTCGCGGGCGCCGAGGCGTGGCGCAACAGCTACCCGTACTTCGACGACGTCGGGTACCTCGAGATGGGCCACCAGATCCGGGCCCTCGGCGGCCCGCTGGGGCTCCTGCGCGAGCTCTACGCCGGGCACCGCTACACCGAGTCGAACCGCCACCCGCTCTTCCTCGCCCTCCTGTCGCTCGTCGCGCGCCCCGACCTCGGCTACCACCGCGACGCGCAGCTGCTGACGCTCGCCCTCGGCGTCGTCGCGCTCCTCTCCTGCTGGCAGGTGATCCGCCGCCACTTCGGGAAGGGGCCGGCGCTGGTCGCCGTCCTGCTGCTGGCCTGCGGCCGCACCTTCGTGAACGTGGCGTCGCGCGAGTGGTGCGAGCCCCTGCTCGTCGCGCTCTGGGCCCAGGCCGTCGGCGCCGTGCTCGACGGCCTGCGGCGGCCCGGGCGGCCCTGGCCCTGGCTCGCGGGCGGCGTCTTCTCCGGGCTCGCGTTCCTCACCAAGGGCACGGCGATCTTCCTGCCGGTCTGCGTGGCCCTGGCGCTCCTCGTGGAGCAGCGGTGGCGCGCCCTCGTCCACCGCGGCGCCTGGCTCTTCGGCGGCGCCTTCCTCGTCACCGCCTCGCCGCTCCTCTGCCGGAACGTGCGGCTCTTCCACACGCCGCTCTACCAGTTCAACTCGCGGCTCGTCTGGATCGACAAGCTCCCCGACTTCGCCGAGGTCTTCGCCCCGCACGCCTACGACAAGCTGCCGGACGGCTTCCTCGCCTGGGTGGCCCAGGTGACGCCCAGGGCGCTCGCCTGGCGCGTCGTGGGCGGGGTGGGGGAGGTGAGCTTCAACCTCCTCGACGCCTTCGCCCTGGTGGCGCCCACGCCCGGCGGCCCGGTCCACGTCGCGCTCATCGTGGCCGCCCTGGCGGCGCTCGTGATCTCGCTGCGCTGGCTCTGGCGCATGCCCCGCGGCCCGGCGCGGACGTTCCTCCTCGTCCACTGCGCCTGGAGCTACGCCTTCTTCGTCGCCTTCAGCGCCAGCGGCGCCAACTCGCGCTACTTCCTCCCGCTCGTCGCGACCACGCTCGTCCCCGCCTTCGCCTCGCGCCTCTGGGAGGCGCTGCAGGCCCCCGCGCCCCGCCCGCTGGTCCGCCGCACCGCCCTCTGCGCCGCCGGGGCCGTCGCCGCCACCGCGCTGCTCCACGCCCCCGCCATGACGCCGCCCCCGGGCATGGCCGCCGTCGAGGACTGGCTCGTGGCCCACGTCCGCCCCGGCGAGACCTACGCCGTGGACGCCCGCACCCACCTGCAGGCGAGCTGGCTCCTCCCCGGCGCCGAGCAGCTCATCGTCTCCGCGAGCTGGGACGAGAAGCCGGTGCCCGCGCAGGAGCTCCTCGACTGGCTCCGCGATCACCGCGTCCGCTACGTGGTGCTCGACGGCTCCGCGCTCGCCCACATGGGCTCGCCGGCCGACCCCGCCGCGCGCCGCTACCTGTTCTACGACCTGCTCCCGCTCGGGCCCGACGGCTCGCTCCCGCTGGAGGGGTTCCCCGGCGACCTCGCGCTCGCCTACGCCGCCCCCGATAGCCCGCGCCAGTGGCTCATCCTCGAGACCCCCTGGGCCGAGGCGCGGGTGGCGAGGCGGTAG
- a CDS encoding TolC family protein has product MRVLLTLSLSLLLGAAPVCGPVDLDGALALAARNGDEVAIRRAELRAAEADQSIARAARILPSASLTFLGGPVPEAKGTILHPETSTNRTLDGLGPFVRFELQVVQPLYTWGRLDAARDAADAGVRARELLVTDKVAELQQRVVQLYWGEAAARKLLAIGDDVEKNLSQVEKQLADALEAGDASVKQADRYRLDLYKAQLRKRRAEASRGLALAHDGLAATAAMLPEELVLKDAPLPLDPGPAPTMEEARAAAVQHRPDLLALEQGLLAKDAELDAAYGAMKPQLFLGGSFTFAYAPNRSPQFNPWAYDPFNTVGGGVALGVKQDLAFPLLTAQARKVRAERETLRRQREGLMRLVTVQVESAVADVVQARERLSAARAALSSGKSWFRSAGLDFEAGVAEPKELLDAYAGYVETQVEQVQAAYDLLVARAKLDQVAGVSPRKGTDPCPSR; this is encoded by the coding sequence GTGCGCGTGCTCCTCACCCTGTCCCTCTCCCTCCTGCTCGGCGCCGCGCCGGTCTGCGGGCCCGTCGATCTCGACGGCGCGCTCGCCCTCGCCGCGCGCAACGGGGACGAGGTCGCCATCCGGCGGGCGGAGCTGCGCGCCGCGGAGGCCGACCAGTCGATCGCCCGGGCCGCCCGCATCCTCCCGAGCGCCTCCCTCACCTTCCTCGGCGGGCCGGTGCCCGAGGCCAAGGGGACCATCCTCCACCCCGAGACCTCCACCAACCGCACGCTCGATGGGCTGGGACCGTTCGTCCGGTTCGAGCTGCAGGTCGTCCAGCCGCTCTACACCTGGGGGCGGCTCGACGCGGCGCGCGACGCCGCCGACGCCGGGGTCCGGGCGCGCGAGCTGCTCGTCACCGACAAGGTGGCCGAGCTGCAGCAGCGGGTGGTGCAGCTCTACTGGGGTGAGGCGGCCGCGAGGAAGCTCCTCGCCATCGGCGACGACGTGGAGAAGAACCTCTCCCAGGTGGAGAAGCAGCTCGCCGACGCGCTCGAGGCCGGGGACGCCTCGGTGAAGCAGGCCGACCGGTACCGGCTCGACCTCTACAAGGCGCAGCTCCGCAAGCGGCGCGCCGAGGCCTCCCGGGGCCTGGCCCTCGCGCACGACGGCCTCGCCGCCACGGCCGCCATGCTGCCGGAGGAGCTGGTCCTCAAGGACGCGCCCCTCCCGCTCGACCCCGGCCCCGCGCCGACGATGGAGGAGGCGCGCGCGGCGGCGGTGCAGCACCGGCCCGACCTCCTCGCGCTCGAGCAGGGGCTCCTCGCCAAGGACGCCGAGCTCGACGCCGCCTACGGCGCCATGAAGCCGCAGCTCTTCCTCGGGGGGAGCTTCACCTTCGCCTACGCGCCGAACCGCTCGCCGCAGTTCAACCCCTGGGCCTACGACCCCTTCAACACCGTCGGCGGCGGCGTCGCCCTCGGCGTCAAGCAGGACCTCGCCTTCCCGCTCCTCACCGCGCAGGCGCGCAAGGTCCGCGCCGAGCGCGAGACGCTGCGCCGCCAGCGCGAGGGGCTCATGCGCCTCGTCACCGTGCAGGTGGAGTCGGCGGTGGCCGACGTCGTCCAGGCGAGGGAGCGGCTCTCCGCCGCCCGCGCCGCGCTCAGCTCGGGCAAGAGCTGGTTCCGCTCGGCCGGCCTCGACTTCGAGGCCGGGGTGGCGGAGCCGAAGGAGCTGCTCGACGCCTACGCCGGCTATGTCGAGACGCAGGTGGAGCAGGTCCAGGCGGCTTACGATCTCCTCGTGGCCCGGGCCAAGCTCGACCAGGTCGCCGGCGTCTCACCCAGGAAAGGAACCGATCCATGTCCCTCGCGCTAG
- a CDS encoding GtrA family protein, with translation MSSLTPQAEGWAAEAGRIARAQASSALATFVDWALMTSLVALHVHYLVAACVGALAGAVTDFSVKKWWVFGAGHGLIHAQALRYAAVSAASAGWNVLLAWAIVDLAGVRPAGSPVPGVILASLIVGFVWNYPLHRHFVFSRSTGHAST, from the coding sequence ATGAGCTCCCTCACGCCGCAGGCGGAGGGCTGGGCGGCGGAGGCCGGCCGGATCGCCCGGGCGCAGGCTTCGTCCGCCCTCGCCACCTTCGTGGACTGGGCGCTCATGACCTCCCTCGTCGCCCTCCACGTGCACTACCTCGTGGCCGCCTGCGTGGGCGCCCTCGCCGGGGCCGTCACCGACTTCTCCGTGAAGAAGTGGTGGGTGTTCGGCGCCGGCCACGGCCTCATCCACGCCCAGGCGCTCCGCTACGCGGCGGTGTCGGCCGCCTCGGCGGGCTGGAACGTGCTGCTCGCCTGGGCCATCGTGGACCTCGCCGGCGTCCGCCCGGCCGGCTCGCCCGTGCCGGGCGTGATCCTGGCCTCGCTGATCGTCGGCTTCGTCTGGAACTACCCGCTGCACCGCCACTTCGTCTTCTCCCGCTCCACAGGGCACGCCTCGACATGA
- a CDS encoding Gfo/Idh/MocA family protein, translating to MTGRTSSGRRLRGALVGFGFIGAKGHVPAYAKREDVEIVAVADVCPARREKVAEQLPRARVYESHEALLAAERELDFLDVATPPCDHAAIARAGLELGLHVLCEKPLTTTLADAASLLETAKRARRVLFPAHNYKHAPVVQAIREIIASGKIGKVRSVTLGTYRNTHAKGVTEWNTHWRRQVRYSGGGIAMDHGSHSFYLTFDWMGAWPTAVTAKMSNLEPQKYDTEDNFSVVLTFPNGLAHAHLTWTAGVRKVQYSVQGDQGAITVSDDDLEIAVMKRTGGEDVAQGNVTWEFEKRTIASDWMDASHTRWFNAMFDQFRAAIDRGDYAGKEAQDAYRCIEIITTAYQSAAQGCRELPLGVPPDEAVRSGR from the coding sequence ATGACGGGAAGGACGAGCTCGGGTCGGCGCCTCCGCGGCGCCCTGGTCGGCTTCGGCTTCATCGGGGCCAAGGGGCACGTGCCCGCCTACGCGAAGCGGGAGGACGTCGAGATCGTGGCCGTGGCCGACGTCTGCCCGGCTCGCCGCGAGAAGGTGGCCGAGCAGCTGCCGCGCGCCCGGGTCTACGAGAGCCACGAGGCGCTCCTCGCGGCCGAGCGGGAGCTCGACTTCCTGGACGTCGCCACCCCGCCCTGCGACCACGCCGCCATCGCGCGCGCCGGGCTCGAGCTCGGGCTCCACGTGCTCTGCGAGAAGCCGCTCACCACCACGCTCGCCGACGCCGCCTCGCTGCTCGAGACCGCGAAGCGCGCCCGCCGCGTGCTCTTCCCGGCCCACAACTACAAGCACGCGCCGGTGGTGCAGGCCATCCGCGAGATCATCGCCAGCGGGAAGATCGGCAAGGTGCGCTCGGTGACCCTCGGCACCTACCGCAACACCCACGCCAAGGGCGTCACCGAGTGGAACACCCACTGGCGCCGCCAGGTCCGCTACTCCGGCGGCGGCATCGCCATGGACCACGGCAGCCACAGCTTCTACCTGACGTTCGACTGGATGGGGGCCTGGCCGACCGCGGTCACCGCCAAGATGTCGAACCTCGAGCCGCAGAAGTACGACACCGAGGACAACTTCTCGGTCGTGCTCACCTTCCCGAACGGCCTCGCGCACGCCCACCTCACCTGGACGGCGGGCGTCCGCAAGGTCCAGTACTCGGTGCAGGGCGACCAGGGCGCGATCACCGTGTCCGACGACGACCTCGAGATCGCGGTGATGAAGCGGACCGGCGGCGAGGACGTGGCGCAGGGCAACGTCACCTGGGAGTTCGAGAAGCGGACCATCGCCTCCGACTGGATGGACGCGAGCCACACCCGCTGGTTCAACGCCATGTTCGACCAGTTCCGGGCCGCCATCGACCGCGGCGACTACGCCGGCAAGGAGGCGCAGGACGCCTACCGGTGCATCGAGATCATCACCACCGCGTACCAGTCCGCCGCGCAGGGCTGCCGCGAGCTCCCGCTCGGCGTCCCGCCGGACGAGGCGGTCCGGAGCGGCAGGTGA
- a CDS encoding MlaC/ttg2D family ABC transporter substrate-binding protein, which translates to MSLALALLLAVAAAPGSATEALQARAAEVRAELPPKGEAITPAVRAKLEKLLTRTVDLRAMAKAALGHNWDKMTESQRKRLIGAFEKRFRSATTGDVEGYRSTEIAYKPEEKAGEDVVKVPTEMTIQGEPTEISYAMRKGSEGWRIEDIVVDGVSTVANYRSSFARIINKDGVEALISKLEKGPQKGGSGGAGGAKASR; encoded by the coding sequence ATGTCCCTCGCGCTAGCGCTCCTCCTCGCCGTCGCCGCCGCGCCGGGCTCCGCCACCGAGGCGCTCCAGGCCCGCGCGGCCGAGGTGCGCGCCGAGCTCCCGCCCAAGGGCGAGGCGATCACGCCGGCCGTGCGCGCGAAGCTGGAGAAGCTCCTGACCCGCACCGTGGACCTGCGCGCCATGGCGAAGGCGGCGCTCGGGCACAACTGGGACAAGATGACGGAGAGCCAGCGCAAGCGGCTCATCGGCGCCTTCGAGAAGCGCTTCCGCAGCGCCACCACCGGCGACGTGGAGGGCTACCGCTCCACCGAGATCGCCTACAAGCCGGAGGAGAAGGCGGGCGAGGACGTGGTGAAGGTGCCCACCGAGATGACCATCCAGGGCGAGCCGACCGAGATCAGCTACGCCATGCGCAAGGGGTCCGAGGGCTGGCGCATCGAGGACATCGTGGTGGACGGCGTCTCCACGGTCGCGAACTACCGCTCGTCCTTCGCGCGCATCATCAACAAGGACGGCGTCGAGGCGCTCATCTCCAAGCTGGAGAAGGGGCCGCAGAAGGGCGGCAGCGGCGGCGCCGGCGGCGCCAAGGCGAGCCGGTAG
- a CDS encoding CDP-alcohol phosphatidyltransferase family protein: MARLAKFKYLRARVKDELLVWVNSPATTWLPLVGLTGALFATLLAFGLKSAIHGRPHSARVAQTGGTFLLGEFFMEWGLWVFAPFARFAVRLGLHPDTLSWTSLVLTIAAAALIGQGAFGLGGWLLLVGSACDSLDGSVARARGLASDAGETLDAVIDRWAEIATFFGYAYYYRDDPMAFSIACAACAGAVLVSYTRAKGEGFGIDAKMGTMQRHERAAYLITATILSSIAEVVWPSAGRPRHLLVLGALALIAIFANWTGARRTAYIRAELRKR; this comes from the coding sequence TTGGCAAGACTGGCGAAGTTCAAGTATTTAAGGGCGCGCGTGAAGGACGAGCTCCTGGTCTGGGTCAATTCCCCCGCCACCACCTGGCTGCCGCTGGTCGGCTTGACCGGCGCGCTGTTCGCGACGCTCCTCGCCTTCGGCCTGAAGAGCGCCATCCACGGGCGGCCCCACTCGGCGCGGGTCGCCCAGACCGGTGGGACGTTCCTGCTCGGCGAGTTCTTCATGGAGTGGGGGCTCTGGGTATTTGCCCCCTTCGCCCGATTCGCGGTCCGCCTGGGGCTGCACCCCGACACGCTCTCCTGGACCTCGCTCGTCCTGACCATCGCCGCCGCGGCCCTGATCGGGCAGGGCGCGTTCGGGCTGGGCGGCTGGCTGCTGCTCGTCGGCTCCGCGTGCGACTCGCTCGACGGCTCGGTGGCGCGCGCCCGCGGCCTCGCCTCCGACGCGGGCGAGACGCTCGACGCCGTGATCGACCGCTGGGCCGAGATCGCCACCTTCTTCGGCTACGCCTACTACTACCGCGACGACCCGATGGCCTTCTCCATCGCCTGCGCGGCCTGCGCCGGCGCGGTGCTCGTGAGCTACACCCGCGCCAAGGGCGAGGGCTTCGGGATCGACGCCAAGATGGGGACGATGCAGCGCCACGAGCGCGCCGCCTACCTCATCACCGCCACCATCCTCTCCTCCATCGCCGAGGTGGTCTGGCCGTCCGCCGGCCGCCCGCGGCACCTGCTCGTGCTGGGCGCCCTCGCGCTCATCGCCATCTTCGCGAACTGGACCGGCGCCCGCCGCACCGCCTACATCCGCGCGGAGCTGCGCAAGCGATGA
- a CDS encoding glycosyltransferase family 2 protein: MSETLHPVAILVPCLNEEAAIEAVVRGFRAALPGAPVYVYDNGSTDRTVERARAAGAVVRTEPLRGKGNVVRRMFADVEAEVYVLVDGDDTYDAAAAPRLVAKLEDEQLDMVCAARVTDAVAAYRPGHRFGNALLTGLVARIFGNRFRDILSGYRVFSRRFVKSFPALSAGFEIETELTVHALELRMPVAEVDTAYRERPAGSASKLNTWRDGVRILRTILALAREERPLLFFSVASALLTTLALALAAPLVPTYLETGLVPRMPTALLSTGLVILASLSLACGLVLDTVTRGRRELKRLQYLRWRAPERAAGHGARRGGAAA; the protein is encoded by the coding sequence ATGTCCGAGACACTCCACCCGGTCGCGATCCTCGTGCCGTGCCTCAACGAGGAGGCGGCCATCGAGGCGGTGGTGCGCGGCTTCCGCGCCGCCCTGCCGGGCGCGCCGGTCTACGTCTACGACAACGGCTCGACGGACCGGACGGTGGAGCGAGCCCGGGCGGCGGGCGCGGTGGTCCGCACCGAGCCGCTGCGCGGCAAGGGCAACGTGGTCCGGCGGATGTTCGCCGACGTGGAGGCGGAGGTGTACGTCCTCGTGGACGGCGACGACACCTACGACGCCGCGGCGGCGCCGAGACTGGTCGCGAAGCTCGAGGACGAGCAGCTCGACATGGTCTGCGCGGCGCGGGTGACCGACGCGGTCGCCGCCTACCGGCCGGGGCACCGCTTCGGCAACGCGCTGCTCACCGGGCTCGTGGCCCGCATCTTCGGGAACCGCTTCCGCGACATCCTCTCCGGCTACCGGGTCTTCTCGCGCCGGTTCGTGAAGTCCTTCCCGGCCCTCTCGGCGGGGTTCGAGATCGAGACCGAGCTCACGGTCCACGCCCTCGAGCTGCGCATGCCGGTGGCCGAGGTGGACACGGCCTACCGGGAGCGGCCGGCCGGCTCGGCGAGCAAGCTCAACACCTGGCGCGACGGGGTCCGGATCCTCCGCACCATCCTGGCGCTGGCGCGGGAGGAGCGGCCGCTCCTCTTCTTCTCGGTCGCGAGCGCGCTCCTGACCACCCTCGCGCTGGCGCTCGCGGCGCCGCTCGTGCCGACGTACCTGGAGACCGGCCTCGTGCCGCGGATGCCGACCGCGCTCCTCTCCACGGGGCTCGTGATCCTGGCCTCGCTCTCGCTCGCGTGCGGGCTCGTCCTCGACACGGTCACGCGGGGGCGGCGGGAGCTGAAGCGGCTCCAGTACCTCCGGTGGCGGGCGCCGGAGCGGGCGGCGGGGCACGGGGCGCGGCGGGGCGGCGCGGCGGCGTAG